In Mesorhizobium sp. 113-3-3, a genomic segment contains:
- the phnN gene encoding phosphonate metabolism protein/1,5-bisphosphokinase (PRPP-forming) PhnN has product MMVSALIERELSAETFPVRHGVFVAVVGPSGAGKDTVIGYARTLFADESRLEFVRRVITRPSDTASEDHDTLADAAFVEAEADGAFAISWEAHGLRYGLPADVDWSVANGHVAVANVSRAIIPVLRERYANLAIVEITASADVLAERLAMRGRESRGEVLARLARSANVTLTGPGVTTIDNSGPREVAGERFAELLRKAMAFSDISGLI; this is encoded by the coding sequence ATGATGGTGTCGGCCTTGATCGAGCGTGAGTTGTCCGCTGAAACCTTCCCTGTCCGTCATGGCGTCTTTGTCGCCGTCGTGGGGCCCAGCGGAGCCGGCAAGGACACGGTGATCGGCTACGCCCGCACCCTCTTCGCCGACGAGAGCCGGCTGGAGTTCGTCCGCCGCGTCATCACCCGGCCGAGCGATACGGCAAGCGAGGATCACGACACGCTGGCCGATGCCGCCTTTGTCGAGGCCGAGGCCGACGGCGCCTTCGCCATTTCGTGGGAAGCGCATGGCCTGCGCTACGGCCTGCCTGCCGATGTCGACTGGTCGGTCGCCAATGGCCATGTCGCGGTGGCGAATGTGTCTCGCGCGATTATCCCGGTGTTGCGTGAGCGCTATGCCAATCTTGCCATTGTCGAGATCACCGCCTCGGCCGATGTGCTGGCCGAGCGGCTGGCGATGCGCGGCCGCGAGTCGCGCGGCGAAGTGCTGGCGCGGCTCGCGCGCAGCGCCAATGTGACCCTGACCGGCCCCGGCGTCACTACGATCGACAATAGCGGCCCGCGCGAAGTGGCCGGCGAGCGTTTCGCCGAGCTGCTGCGCAAGGCAATGGCCTTTTCCGACATTTCAGGCCTGATCTGA